The following DNA comes from Rhodospirillaceae bacterium.
AACATGTGATCAAACCCGCCATTGATGACTTCAACAAGGCCGCCAATGGCGAGATGGTCATTGAGCTTTATCATGGTGATCAGCTGGTTCCCACCGGCGAACTGTTCCGGGCCATGCAAAACGGTACCATTGACGCAGTGCAAAGCGATGATGATTCCATGGCTTCCCCTACTGCTGTAACCCAGTTCGGTGGCTATTTCCCGTTTGCGACCCGCTATTCGCTCGACGTTCCGGTGCTTTTCCACCAGTACGGACTGGGAAAAATCTGGGATGAGGAATACAGCAAGGTTGGCGTTAAGCATATTAGCGCCGGCTCGTGGGATCCTTGCCACTTCAACACCAAGACCCCTATCCGCAGTCTCGATGATCTTAAAGGCAAACGGGTGTTCACTTTCCCGACAGCCGGCAAGTTCCTGTCGCGCTTTGGTGTGGTTCCTGTAACCCTTCCCTGGGAAGACATTGAAGTCGCCGTGCAAACCGGCGAGCTTGATGGCATCGCCTGGTCAGGCATCACCGAGGATTACACCGTCGGTTGGGCTGATGTTACCGACTACTTCCTGACCAACAACATTTCAGGGGCATGGTGCGGTTCGTTCTTCGCCAATCAGGGCCGTTGGAATGATCTGCCTGACCACTTGAAGACCATGGTCCAGCTGGCCTTTGATAGCTCGCATTACTATCGCCAGCACTGGTATTGGGGCGGCGAAGCGCATCTGCGCACCAAAGGCACCAAATTGAAGTTGACCTCTATCCCCGATGAAGAATGGGCAACGGTAGAAGCCGAAGCGCTGAAATTCTGGGATGAGGTCGCCGCCTCTGGCCCGGTTGCCGAAAAGGTGGTCAACATCTTCAAGGAATACAACGCTACGATGGCCGCAGCCGGTCGTCCGTATCGTTACTGATGATTTAAAAAGAAGAAACTTGGCTATAGACTTTCCCCGGGGGTTAAATATCCTCCGGGGAAATACCTTCTAGAGTACATTATAAGGAATTCCGTCATGGACCCGAGGAAAGTCAAAACAGCCGCCGACGCCCGTAAAATCGTCAATAAGCGGAAGCTTGATTACGTTAAAGTTGGTGTCTTTGATGTCGATGGCATCATGCGCGGCAAGTACATGTCGAAAGCCAAATTCTTTTCCGCCCTTGATGGTGGTTTCGGATTTTGCGACGTGGTTCTGGGCTGGGATTCAAAAGACCAACTATACGACAACGTCACCTATACGGGCTGGCATACGGGTTACCCTGACTCCCCGGCCCGCATTGTACCCGAAAGCTGCCGCGAAATACCTTGGGAAGACGGCATGTTGCTGTTCATTGGTGAGTTCTCGGATAAAGCCGAAGAAATCTGCCCACGCGGCGTCTTGCGCAAGGTTCTGAAAAAAGCCGACAAGATGGGCTTTAAAATATTTTCCGGAATGGAGTTCGAGTTTTTTGTTTTTGAAGAAACGCCCCATTCTGTGCGCGAAAAGAATTATCGCGATATGAAACCCTTAACTGAAGGCTTCTTCGGTTACTCGATGATCCGCAATTCCGTTCAGTCGGACCTTTACACTGACATTCTCGAGACCGCCAAAATTATGGATTTTGAAATCGAAGGCCTGCACGAAGAAACCGGAGCCGGTTGTATGGAGGCCGCCATTGGTGTGTCCGAAGGCATCGCCTCTGCCGATAAGGCCGCCCTGTTTAAAACAATGACCAAGATTTTGTGTCAGAAGGTCGATCTGATGGCGACCTTCATGGCCAAGTGGTCACCTGACTGGCCCGGCCAGAGCGGCCATATCCATATGTCCCTACAGGATAAAAAGGGTAAATCCGTTTTTTATGACGCCAAAAAGCCTGACAACATGAGCGACAAAATGCGCCACTTTGTGGGCGGCCAGCAACAACTGACGCCTGAGCTTTTGGCAATGATTGCCCCTACCGTTAATTCCTATACACGTTTGATCCCCGGATTCTGGGCCCCGACGGAAGCCAGCTGGGGCATCGATAACCGCACCTGCGCCCTGCGCGTCATTCCCGGCAGCGCAAAATCGCAACGGGTCGAATACCGCCTCGCCGCAGCCGATACCAATCCTTACCTGGCCCTGGCGGCGTCAATTGGTGCGGGCTTATGGGGGATAGAGAATAAAGTCGAACCATCCAAACCGGTCGATGGCAATGCTTACGAACAATCCTTCCCGCAAAAATTACGGCTTCCGGCGACCCTTTATGAAGCGGCAGCACGCCTGAAGGCATCCAAACCGGCCCGCGCGTTGTTCGGGGATGCCTTTGTCGATCACTTCGCCGCAACTCGTGAATGGGAAGAACGGGAATTTCGCAAGCACATCACCGATTGGGAAATGGATCGTTATTTTGAAATTATCTAACGTTTAAGTGGAACCCAGGACAATGGCATCAACATTACGCACCATCACCCCCGTAGACGGCTCGCTTTATGTGGAGCGCGACTACGCCGACGACAAAATGATCGCAGGAGCCTTAAGCGCTGCCAAAACCGCCCAGATTGAGTGGGCCAGAATGCCCGTCAGTGAGCGCGCAAAAATATGCGAGAAAGCCGTCGATGCCTTCGTCGCCGAAAAAGAAGGCATCGCCGAAGAACTTTGCTGGCAGATGGGCCGTCCCATTGCCTTTGCCGCAGGCGAGGTCGGTGGCTTTGAAGAACGGGCCCGCCATATGATTGCCATCGCAG
Coding sequences within:
- the dctP gene encoding TRAP transporter substrate-binding protein DctP, whose product is MTKRREFLKKAGAASVGAVAATTLSAPNVHAASTIKWRLQTYAGPALAEHVIKPAIDDFNKAANGEMVIELYHGDQLVPTGELFRAMQNGTIDAVQSDDDSMASPTAVTQFGGYFPFATRYSLDVPVLFHQYGLGKIWDEEYSKVGVKHISAGSWDPCHFNTKTPIRSLDDLKGKRVFTFPTAGKFLSRFGVVPVTLPWEDIEVAVQTGELDGIAWSGITEDYTVGWADVTDYFLTNNISGAWCGSFFANQGRWNDLPDHLKTMVQLAFDSSHYYRQHWYWGGEAHLRTKGTKLKLTSIPDEEWATVEAEALKFWDEVAASGPVAEKVVNIFKEYNATMAAAGRPYRY
- a CDS encoding glutamine synthetase — its product is MDPRKVKTAADARKIVNKRKLDYVKVGVFDVDGIMRGKYMSKAKFFSALDGGFGFCDVVLGWDSKDQLYDNVTYTGWHTGYPDSPARIVPESCREIPWEDGMLLFIGEFSDKAEEICPRGVLRKVLKKADKMGFKIFSGMEFEFFVFEETPHSVREKNYRDMKPLTEGFFGYSMIRNSVQSDLYTDILETAKIMDFEIEGLHEETGAGCMEAAIGVSEGIASADKAALFKTMTKILCQKVDLMATFMAKWSPDWPGQSGHIHMSLQDKKGKSVFYDAKKPDNMSDKMRHFVGGQQQLTPELLAMIAPTVNSYTRLIPGFWAPTEASWGIDNRTCALRVIPGSAKSQRVEYRLAAADTNPYLALAASIGAGLWGIENKVEPSKPVDGNAYEQSFPQKLRLPATLYEAAARLKASKPARALFGDAFVDHFAATREWEEREFRKHITDWEMDRYFEII